Genomic segment of Triticum aestivum cultivar Chinese Spring chromosome 6A, IWGSC CS RefSeq v2.1, whole genome shotgun sequence:
CTCAGGTACGGCCAATTCTTGGAGGGATAAAAGCCTACTAAACTCCAGGCTACCGCACGTGCGATCAACGAGAATCCCTGACGCTGTAAGCGAAATAACAAGGGCCCCTGACAAAAAAATGTGATCAACAAGAGGGTGCGACCGCTTCTGCGTGTCATAAACGTGAGCTGAGCTGTATCACCCCCTCACCGAGTCAAGCAAAGAGCGCGCAGAAGTTCGTCTCCGCTTGAGCAAAGACGGCTTCAGGAGAATCAGCAGCATATATAACACGACTCGACTTTACAGATGACAGAGTGACGCTTTACATGCTCCTCATATCATAATCAATAATGCTATTTGTACAGATTGCTTGCCCCCTACAGCGCCTTGCGCATCGGAAGCCGGAGAGCAACCGATTCCGCCACCTGAATGAATGAAGAACTAATAAATCTTTTTCTTCGTCTGCCCGCCTGTATAGTTCAGTATCCCGTGCGACGTCGTGCTTTGAAAAATGGCTGCCAGAGCAACGGAAACTGCAGGTGTAACCACTGACGAGCATGGAGAAAAAAGTTTATGAAGGGCTTGGATGCTACCTTGTACTGGACCTATGCTCAAGGCTTGTGTATTCGCTGCCGTCAGACGCTCACTTGTAGATGCCGACGAGGAGGATGTCGTATAGTATCGTGGAGTTCCCAGGAATGTTGCAGTCCCCTGTCAACGATTGATATAAGCTTTTCTGAATATGCATGCATGGGCTGAGTTTCTCAGGGGAGAAAACAAGCCAGGTCAAAATGGCACAGCCAATACGCGCAGTTGGCAGGCGGGGATCGATGCATCATATTCATACATTCCTCAACTGGAAACTAGGTTTTCGTTTTGGTACCTGAGAAGCAGCCTGCTGGTTCGGGTCCGTATGCCAAAATCGGAGGTATCATCAGCTTGCGCTTCCCACCTGTTAGCAGTTTCGAGACATCACAGTTCAGGAAAAGGTGAGAGTTTGTTTGGAACGAAATGCCGATGCTTGTAATGTACAGATGGCTGCTGCAGTCTGACAGTACCGACAAGCATGGgcgtcacgccgccgccgccgccgatcccctgTTGAAGCCCTCGGAGGATCTGCAGATGGAAGAAAATAGAAGGGTTTAAGCCCAGACGATCACACACTGCTAAGAGAAAACTCTGCCTGCCTGTCTGCAATAATGAACATTGCATTTGCATCTTTCAGTAGTGAGCTAATGCTGCCCACCTTGCCTGCGCCGATGCGCATCGTCAGTGGCCTCCCGCGCTTGTAGCTGCTGTCGAACACTGTCCCGTCGGGGAACCTCGCCGTGTAGTGTATCTGACAACCACCGAGACAAAACGACGGGTTAAAACTTgaaatccatccatccatctaggtGAAGCCAGCAGAGAACACGGCGATCGGCGCAGCTTCAAGGGCACCCACATTGATGAGCTCGCCGCGCTTGGGCTGCACGCCGGTGCCGACTTCGACGTCGCAGTACCCGAGCCCGGACTTGGCGAAGTCCATGTCGCAGAGCTTGTCCCCGACCGTCGCGAAGTACTCGATGCGCGTCGCGCCGGCGTCCCCGGCCGGGCACAGCAGCGCCGCGGAGGCCAGGAACCCCGCGCCCAGCGCGAGCACGCCCCTcctgccgccgctcgccggcgcagCCGAAGACGTCGACGTCGACGGTGACGGTGACGCCGAGGAGTTGCAGGGCGCGACGGGGGCGAGGGCTCGGCCGCCGCCGGGTCGCGCGGCCGGAGGCGACGGGATTGGGCTGGAGGCCATGAGCGGCAGCGGGGAGATAGGAGGCGGCATGATGATTATCCCCAGACTGTGGCTGCAAGCCGCGCGCGGGCACGCCCGGGATGCTCGTTTTACGCGATGCTGGTTTGCCGCGCCGAGGCCCGGTGGGCTCTCGAAAATTCTTTTTCTTTTACCAGAACAGAGTTCTTTATATTCATTCAAAACATTTTGCGATACAGCGGAAAGTGCTCTTTGAT
This window contains:
- the LOC123130958 gene encoding photosynthetic NDH subunit of lumenal location 4, chloroplastic; protein product: MPPPISPLPLMASSPIPSPPAARPGGGRALAPVAPCNSSASPSPSTSTSSAAPASGGRRGVLALGAGFLASAALLCPAGDAGATRIEYFATVGDKLCDMDFAKSGLGYCDVEVGTGVQPKRGELINIHYTARFPDGTVFDSSYKRGRPLTMRIGAGKILRGLQQGIGGGGGVTPMLVGGKRKLMIPPILAYGPEPAGCFSGDCNIPGNSTILYDILLVGIYK